Proteins from a genomic interval of Rhodococcoides fascians A25f:
- a CDS encoding crotonase/enoyl-CoA hydratase family protein — protein MPVRIERSGPVTTIVLSRPEVRNAVDGPTAQELTQAFEEFDADEAASVAVLWGEGGTFCSGADLEALGTSRSNHATEHGDGPMGPTRMRLSKPVIAAVSGYAVAGGLELALWCDLRIAEDDATFGVFCRRWGVPLIDGGTVRLPRIIGTGRAMDMILTGRAVDAQEALNIGLITRVVPVGRARSEAEALAAELALLPQTCMREDRLSVLEQDGLDEESALKNEFRHGAISITADALSGASKFVSGAGRHGTPSP, from the coding sequence ATGCCGGTACGGATCGAACGATCAGGCCCCGTCACCACGATCGTTCTGTCGCGCCCGGAGGTGCGGAACGCCGTCGACGGCCCCACGGCCCAAGAGCTGACTCAGGCATTCGAAGAGTTCGACGCCGACGAGGCCGCATCGGTGGCGGTGCTGTGGGGCGAGGGTGGCACGTTCTGCTCGGGAGCCGACCTCGAGGCGCTCGGCACATCCCGCTCGAACCACGCGACCGAACACGGTGACGGCCCGATGGGTCCGACGCGAATGCGGTTGTCCAAGCCGGTCATCGCGGCGGTCTCCGGGTACGCCGTCGCGGGCGGACTCGAGCTGGCACTGTGGTGCGACCTACGCATCGCCGAGGACGACGCCACGTTCGGCGTGTTCTGCCGCCGGTGGGGCGTTCCGTTGATCGACGGCGGCACAGTGCGATTGCCGCGCATCATCGGTACCGGTCGAGCGATGGACATGATCCTCACCGGTCGCGCCGTCGATGCCCAGGAAGCTCTGAACATCGGACTGATCACCCGAGTCGTTCCGGTCGGGCGTGCCCGCTCCGAAGCGGAGGCCTTGGCCGCCGAACTCGCTCTGCTACCCCAGACGTGCATGCGTGAGGATCGATTGTCCGTTCTCGAGCAGGACGGCCTCGACGAGGAGTCCGCGCTGAAGAACGAGTTTCGACACGGTGCCATCTCGATCACCGCCGACGCGCTCTCCGGCGCGAGCAAGTTCGTCTCGGGCGCGGGACGCCACGGCACCCCGAGTCCGTGA
- a CDS encoding DUF2630 family protein — protein MNEHDIHTKIQQLIATEHKLRSETQAGDIDPTTEKAELASLEHALDQCWDLLRQRRARIDAGKDPDTATANSVNQVEGYLQ, from the coding sequence ATGAACGAGCACGATATTCACACCAAGATCCAGCAGCTCATCGCCACCGAGCACAAGCTCCGCAGCGAGACCCAGGCCGGCGACATCGACCCGACTACCGAGAAGGCCGAATTGGCCTCCCTCGAGCACGCCCTCGATCAGTGCTGGGACCTGCTGCGCCAGCGCCGCGCACGCATCGACGCCGGTAAGGATCCCGATACCGCAACCGCCAACAGCGTCAACCAGGTCGAGGGCTACCTGCAATAG
- a CDS encoding SDR family oxidoreductase: MATTRNKILITGASSGLGEEMARRFAAMGRDLALCARRVERLDELRVELMHQNPNITVSVRALDVTDHDAVGEVFGTLRDELGGLDRVIVNAGLGKGAKIGTGRAEANLETARTNFVGALSQAEAALSIFREQKRGHLVFVSSISADRGLPGAKAAYSASKAAVASLGESLATELARTDIAVTTLLPGFIATDMSAKAGDSAALTATLDQGVTAMVDAIESETRRAALPGLKWRGIDAALRFLPNVLTDRMV; the protein is encoded by the coding sequence ATGGCGACCACTCGGAACAAGATTCTGATCACCGGAGCGAGCTCGGGGCTCGGTGAGGAAATGGCCCGACGGTTCGCCGCCATGGGCCGCGATCTGGCGCTGTGTGCCAGGCGGGTGGAGCGACTCGACGAACTTCGCGTCGAGTTGATGCACCAGAACCCGAACATCACCGTCTCGGTCCGTGCCCTCGACGTCACCGATCACGACGCAGTGGGCGAGGTGTTCGGTACGTTGCGAGACGAACTGGGCGGACTCGATCGCGTCATCGTCAATGCCGGGCTCGGCAAGGGCGCGAAGATCGGCACCGGGCGGGCCGAGGCCAACCTGGAGACCGCGCGCACCAACTTCGTCGGGGCCCTGTCGCAGGCCGAGGCCGCACTCTCGATCTTCCGAGAGCAGAAGCGCGGGCACCTGGTGTTCGTCTCGTCCATCAGCGCAGACCGGGGACTGCCGGGAGCCAAAGCGGCCTACTCGGCGAGCAAGGCTGCCGTGGCCTCGCTGGGCGAATCGCTGGCGACCGAACTGGCGCGAACCGACATTGCCGTCACCACGTTGCTGCCGGGCTTCATCGCCACCGACATGTCTGCCAAGGCGGGCGACAGTGCCGCTCTCACAGCCACTCTGGACCAGGGGGTGACCGCCATGGTCGACGCGATCGAGAGCGAAACCCGCCGCGCCGCGCTGCCCGGCCTCAAGTGGCGAGGCATCGACGCGGCGCTGCGGTTCCTGCCGAACGTGCTGACGGATCGAATGGTGTAA
- a CDS encoding dihydrolipoyl dehydrogenase family protein has protein sequence MAPESSEFDVIVIGGGPVGENAAQYAIQGSDRTAVIVEHELLGGECSYWACMPSKALLRPSEVLDTARNMPGVKELVGDQPLDADAVLARRESYTHSLDDSSQVTWAESAGISVIRGHGRLTGTKTVEVDGRTLTARHAVVLATGTTASVPNTPGLRDAQPWISRDATNIHETPGHIAVIGGGVVATEAATWLLSLGAKVTMIVRGSSLLAGSEPFAGELVAEALKTRGGAIMLDASLESVSRENTADTGIGRIHGGPVTLVVDGSEIVADEVLVAAGRTPASSDLGLSSLGLDEGHYIDVDDHLSVPGHDWLYAVGDVNGRAPLTHMGKYQGRVAGDVIAARAEGKPLDQKRFRATADHGQIPQVVFTPVEVASVGLTEAKARQEGIDVEIVAQDIAVAGSSLQQDDYSGRAQLVIDRGTDTIVGATFVGPGVAELVHAATVAVVGKVSLDDLWHAVPSYPTVSEIWLRLLETRRTTDH, from the coding sequence ATGGCCCCAGAGAGCTCGGAATTCGATGTCATCGTTATCGGCGGTGGCCCGGTCGGCGAGAACGCCGCACAGTACGCAATACAGGGCAGCGATCGCACCGCAGTGATCGTCGAGCACGAACTGCTCGGCGGTGAATGCTCCTATTGGGCCTGCATGCCCAGCAAGGCACTGCTACGTCCGAGCGAGGTTCTCGACACCGCGCGAAACATGCCGGGAGTCAAAGAATTGGTCGGTGATCAGCCCCTCGATGCCGACGCGGTTCTGGCCCGACGCGAGTCCTACACCCACAGCCTGGACGACTCCTCGCAGGTGACGTGGGCCGAGTCGGCGGGCATCTCGGTGATCCGTGGCCATGGGCGACTCACCGGGACCAAGACCGTCGAGGTCGACGGCCGCACACTCACTGCCCGTCACGCCGTTGTCCTCGCCACCGGAACCACCGCATCGGTACCGAACACCCCCGGTCTGCGCGACGCCCAGCCGTGGATCTCCCGCGATGCCACCAACATTCACGAGACGCCCGGGCACATCGCGGTGATCGGCGGTGGCGTCGTCGCGACGGAGGCGGCCACCTGGTTGCTCTCTCTCGGAGCGAAAGTGACGATGATCGTGCGCGGATCGTCGCTACTGGCCGGTTCCGAACCGTTCGCCGGCGAACTGGTCGCCGAGGCTCTGAAGACGCGCGGCGGGGCGATCATGCTCGACGCCTCCCTCGAGTCGGTGTCACGAGAGAACACTGCCGACACCGGCATCGGACGAATCCACGGCGGCCCGGTCACCCTCGTCGTCGACGGTAGCGAGATAGTCGCCGACGAGGTTCTCGTCGCTGCAGGACGTACTCCGGCGAGCTCTGACCTCGGCCTGTCGAGCCTCGGACTCGACGAGGGCCACTACATCGACGTCGACGATCACCTGTCGGTTCCGGGTCACGACTGGCTGTACGCAGTGGGTGACGTCAACGGCCGTGCGCCGCTGACGCACATGGGGAAGTACCAGGGCCGGGTGGCCGGCGACGTCATTGCCGCCAGGGCCGAAGGAAAGCCGTTGGACCAGAAGCGATTCCGCGCGACGGCGGACCACGGACAGATCCCTCAGGTCGTGTTCACGCCGGTCGAGGTGGCGTCGGTCGGACTGACCGAGGCCAAGGCCCGACAAGAAGGCATCGACGTCGAGATCGTGGCGCAGGACATCGCCGTTGCGGGATCGTCTCTGCAGCAGGACGATTACTCGGGCCGGGCGCAGCTGGTGATCGACCGCGGCACCGACACCATAGTAGGCGCGACGTTCGTCGGGCCGGGCGTCGCCGAGCTCGTTCATGCCGCCACTGTCGCGGTGGTCGGTAAGGTCTCGCTCGACGATCTGTGGCACGCGGTGCCGTCGTATCCGACGGTCAGCGAGATCTGGCTCAGGCTCCTCGAGACTCGTCGAACAACCGATCACTGA
- a CDS encoding APC family permease, translated as MSDRRTLTTGRVVFLVVAAAAPMAAMIGNVPLALIRGNGAGLPAAYAISAVVLLCFSVGFAAISQQVYSTGAFYTYIGLALGKPPGVAAAYVAVVAYTSLACGLSGAFGYFTHLVFADSGIDIPWYVFTAAAVVIVAFLGFRNADLSAKVLGTLMVLEFAFLTVFNVLVVSDKGTAAVPLESFTPTQVFSGSLGIAMMFAFSSFIGFESAALYGEETKDPRRSIPRATFIAVTLIAVFYVLTSWIIVGAAGGVDAPVLAQTELGNLLFTLAQQYGGTVLYDGTAVLLCTSVLASYLAVHNAASRYLFALGRERVLPVRLGRIHPRHSSPHIGSVTASVVAAVSLIAFAVTGADPYLIYAAGAIGLGTLGVIALQAAAALSVVVFFIGHPDRSLWRTGIAPGIGFAGFMTGLVLAGTHYSILTGSDSAVVNAIPVVLILAAILGVLVALRIRRADPKTYEGIAAAYMRQ; from the coding sequence ATGTCCGATCGACGTACTCTCACCACCGGTCGAGTTGTGTTTCTCGTTGTCGCCGCCGCGGCACCGATGGCGGCCATGATCGGCAACGTACCGTTGGCTCTGATACGCGGAAACGGTGCCGGACTGCCGGCTGCCTATGCGATCAGTGCCGTTGTGCTGCTGTGCTTCTCGGTGGGATTCGCGGCGATCAGTCAGCAGGTGTACAGCACCGGTGCGTTCTACACCTACATCGGTCTGGCGCTGGGGAAGCCGCCCGGTGTTGCTGCCGCATATGTCGCAGTTGTCGCGTATACCTCGCTGGCGTGCGGGCTTTCGGGCGCATTCGGATATTTCACGCATCTGGTATTCGCCGATTCCGGTATCGACATTCCGTGGTACGTCTTCACAGCAGCCGCTGTCGTGATTGTCGCTTTCCTCGGCTTCCGAAATGCCGACCTGTCGGCCAAGGTGTTGGGAACGCTGATGGTGCTCGAGTTCGCTTTTCTGACGGTGTTCAACGTTCTGGTGGTGAGTGACAAGGGAACCGCGGCGGTGCCGTTGGAGTCGTTCACCCCGACGCAGGTGTTCTCCGGATCGCTGGGGATAGCGATGATGTTCGCCTTCTCGAGTTTCATCGGATTCGAGTCTGCGGCACTGTACGGCGAGGAAACCAAGGATCCCAGGCGCAGCATCCCGCGCGCGACGTTCATCGCGGTCACGCTCATCGCCGTCTTCTACGTGCTGACCAGTTGGATCATCGTCGGGGCCGCAGGCGGAGTCGACGCACCGGTGCTGGCCCAGACCGAACTGGGCAATCTTCTGTTCACGCTGGCGCAGCAGTACGGAGGAACCGTGCTGTACGACGGTACCGCGGTGCTGCTGTGCACCAGTGTGCTCGCGTCGTATCTCGCTGTGCACAACGCGGCCAGTCGATATCTGTTCGCCCTCGGGCGCGAGCGCGTACTTCCCGTGCGACTGGGCCGAATTCACCCGCGACACTCGAGCCCGCACATCGGCAGCGTCACCGCCTCGGTCGTTGCTGCCGTGTCGCTGATCGCGTTCGCGGTGACCGGTGCAGACCCGTACCTGATCTACGCCGCCGGTGCCATCGGCCTCGGCACCCTCGGAGTGATTGCCCTCCAAGCCGCTGCGGCGCTGTCGGTGGTGGTGTTCTTCATCGGCCATCCGGATCGCTCCCTGTGGCGCACCGGCATTGCCCCCGGCATCGGCTTCGCCGGGTTCATGACCGGATTGGTACTGGCCGGAACGCATTACAGCATCCTGACCGGTTCCGATTCTGCGGTCGTCAACGCGATCCCAGTGGTGCTGATCCTCGCCGCGATCCTCGGGGTCCTTGTGGCACTGCGCATCAGGCGCGCCGACCCCAAGACCTACGAGGGCATCGCCGCGGCCTACATGCGTCAGTGA
- a CDS encoding TMEM175 family protein, giving the protein MQTDRADIEYQRGFDRLVNFSDAVVAIAATLLVLPLVELAEPGQSESFVDVFREHGVEFYAFVLSFLVIYTQWLSHHRVFRNLIGYTRALMWVNFVWLLSIVFLPFPTKLIAEKNGYDSSSSTLYVANIAVSVIAMFVADIIVSRHPSIVAADSRHLERVRNGAISSVLILIAFGVAFTSLGLWSLMILFLTKPIDLLVKRTTE; this is encoded by the coding sequence ATGCAAACCGATCGAGCTGACATAGAATACCAACGCGGTTTCGACAGACTGGTCAACTTCAGTGATGCCGTGGTCGCCATTGCCGCGACGCTTCTGGTGCTTCCGCTCGTGGAGTTGGCCGAGCCGGGCCAGAGCGAAAGCTTCGTCGACGTCTTTCGCGAACACGGAGTCGAGTTCTACGCGTTCGTGCTGAGCTTTCTGGTGATCTACACCCAATGGCTCAGCCACCATCGAGTCTTCAGGAACCTGATCGGCTACACGCGAGCATTGATGTGGGTGAACTTCGTGTGGCTGCTCTCGATCGTCTTCCTACCGTTCCCCACCAAGCTGATCGCCGAGAAGAACGGCTACGACTCGAGTTCCTCGACGCTCTACGTCGCCAATATCGCGGTGTCCGTCATCGCCATGTTCGTCGCCGACATCATCGTCTCGCGGCACCCGTCCATCGTCGCCGCCGATTCCAGACACCTCGAGCGCGTCCGCAACGGCGCGATCAGTTCGGTGTTGATCCTGATCGCGTTCGGTGTCGCGTTCACCTCGCTCGGACTGTGGTCGCTGATGATCCTGTTCCTGACCAAGCCCATCGATCTCCTGGTGAAGCGGACGACCGAGTAG
- a CDS encoding IclR family transcriptional regulator, whose protein sequence is MVSSESTSKQQPLLVLGKITEILDAFSFDRPSLTLGEIQQTTGLPTSTVQRLVTNLVQQGFLDRSGDRIRIGVRMAYWAATATKDLDVLSVVNPILKDMRDLTTETACFFRPEQNYRVCVAIAETRHALRRDMYVGKVIPLSAGSASRVLLAWDSELAERVLSRELESMTEQTVTEAETMRALLAQTRSDGYAITTGERETGASGLSAPVFDSAADIVGAVTISGPTLRMPQLQCEAWVDLLISHAEQITRTLGGRYPA, encoded by the coding sequence CTGGTGAGTTCCGAGAGCACGTCGAAGCAACAGCCGCTTCTGGTGCTGGGCAAGATCACCGAGATACTCGACGCCTTCTCGTTCGACCGACCCTCGTTGACGCTCGGTGAGATTCAACAGACCACCGGACTACCGACCTCGACTGTCCAGCGCCTGGTCACCAATTTGGTGCAGCAGGGATTTCTGGACCGGAGCGGCGATCGCATTCGCATCGGGGTGCGCATGGCCTACTGGGCCGCGACGGCGACCAAGGACCTCGACGTACTGTCGGTCGTCAACCCGATACTCAAGGACATGCGCGATCTGACGACCGAAACGGCGTGCTTCTTTCGGCCCGAACAGAACTATCGCGTGTGCGTCGCGATCGCCGAGACGCGGCATGCGTTGCGACGAGACATGTACGTAGGCAAGGTCATCCCGCTCAGCGCGGGATCGGCCAGCCGCGTCCTGCTGGCGTGGGATTCGGAACTGGCCGAGCGTGTTCTCTCCCGCGAGCTCGAATCGATGACCGAGCAGACGGTGACCGAGGCCGAGACGATGCGAGCGTTGTTGGCGCAGACCAGGTCCGACGGCTACGCGATCACTACCGGTGAGCGCGAGACCGGAGCGTCGGGCCTGTCCGCTCCGGTGTTCGACTCGGCTGCGGACATCGTCGGTGCCGTCACGATCAGTGGCCCGACACTGAGAATGCCGCAATTGCAGTGCGAGGCCTGGGTGGATCTGCTGATCTCCCACGCCGAGCAGATCACGAGAACCCTGGGCGGACGCTACCCCGCGTGA
- a CDS encoding 2-hydroxyacid dehydrogenase: MSRILVTTEIPAPGMDILRAAGDVDLREVDHEQLVEACASGNYSVVVSQLRDRFDAELLASASITGISNYAVGFDNIDIVAATERGITVANTPGVLTDSTADIAMLLILSTARRAVEADAFVRSGSFTGWEPELLLGSDVSGRVLGLAGFGRIARATARRALGFGMTVKFCPRPPGDREVSDDELGEFAGRVEHASWDEIVTTSDFLSLHVPLSDSTHHLVNAQVLAAMKPSAIVINTARGPVIDEAALVTALREGTVAAAGLDVYEREPALEPGLASLPNTVLLPHVGSATVSVRSEMARLCATNAAAMFGGSMPPHPVNPDAWGHAG, encoded by the coding sequence ATGAGCCGCATCCTCGTCACCACCGAGATCCCGGCCCCGGGCATGGATATCCTGCGCGCTGCCGGGGACGTGGACCTACGGGAGGTCGATCACGAGCAGTTGGTCGAGGCCTGCGCATCGGGGAACTACTCCGTGGTCGTCTCCCAGCTACGTGATCGGTTCGACGCGGAGCTGCTGGCCTCGGCGTCGATCACCGGGATATCGAATTACGCCGTCGGATTCGACAACATCGACATTGTCGCCGCAACCGAACGCGGCATCACGGTCGCCAATACCCCCGGGGTGCTGACGGATTCGACGGCAGACATCGCGATGCTGCTCATTCTGTCCACGGCCCGCCGCGCCGTCGAGGCCGACGCGTTCGTCCGCTCCGGCTCGTTCACCGGATGGGAGCCGGAACTGCTTCTCGGCAGCGATGTCTCGGGTCGAGTGCTGGGGCTGGCCGGCTTCGGTCGTATTGCCCGCGCCACCGCTCGCCGGGCACTCGGCTTCGGTATGACGGTCAAGTTCTGTCCCCGTCCACCCGGTGATCGCGAGGTCTCCGATGACGAGCTCGGGGAGTTCGCGGGTCGCGTCGAGCATGCGTCCTGGGACGAGATCGTCACGACCAGCGACTTCCTGTCCCTCCATGTGCCGTTGTCGGATTCCACGCACCATCTGGTGAACGCGCAGGTACTCGCAGCGATGAAACCGTCGGCGATCGTGATCAACACTGCGCGGGGTCCGGTGATCGACGAGGCAGCCCTGGTGACCGCGCTTCGCGAGGGCACCGTTGCCGCAGCAGGTTTGGACGTCTACGAGCGCGAGCCGGCCCTCGAACCGGGGCTGGCGTCGCTACCGAACACGGTGTTGCTCCCACACGTGGGGAGCGCAACGGTGTCGGTGCGTTCGGAGATGGCACGGCTGTGCGCCACCAACGCAGCAGCGATGTTCGGTGGTTCGATGCCACCGCATCCGGTGAATCCCGACGCGTGGGGTCACGCGGGGTAG
- a CDS encoding hydroxymethylglutaryl-CoA lyase has protein sequence MYQFTPAAQLRDVTMRDGLQLTGKMLSTERKLEIIRALIELGVPSLEIGSMARGDKVPPMANTLEVIGELTAEELARCWVWVATPRHVEKAAAAGARNFQYCFSASDSHNQANIGRTTEVSLAAMPDAVDITRSVDGEIELCIATSFTCPFEGQVPPDRVIEIANDERATGATDIVICDTLGQAVPVQVQSLISRVRAETPDRRVVFHGHDTWGLGVANTLAAISAGATMVDGSLGGLGGCPFAPGASGNTSSEDILFATRPDWFEPKTLATMATLSEELLTELGEPMRSKTVQGARSEARAFEWVV, from the coding sequence ATGTACCAATTCACCCCCGCCGCGCAGCTGCGCGACGTCACCATGCGCGACGGGCTTCAGCTCACCGGCAAGATGCTCTCCACCGAGCGCAAGCTCGAGATCATCAGAGCGCTCATCGAACTCGGTGTACCGTCGCTCGAGATCGGATCGATGGCGCGGGGCGACAAGGTGCCGCCGATGGCCAACACCCTCGAGGTCATCGGTGAATTGACCGCCGAGGAACTCGCGCGATGCTGGGTGTGGGTCGCCACTCCACGTCACGTCGAGAAAGCCGCCGCCGCCGGGGCTCGAAACTTTCAGTACTGCTTCTCCGCGTCGGACTCACACAATCAGGCCAACATCGGGCGTACCACCGAGGTGTCCCTGGCGGCGATGCCCGACGCCGTCGACATCACACGATCGGTGGACGGTGAGATCGAGCTGTGCATCGCGACGTCCTTCACCTGCCCGTTCGAGGGACAGGTGCCGCCGGATCGGGTCATCGAGATCGCCAACGACGAACGAGCAACGGGGGCAACAGATATCGTGATCTGTGACACCCTGGGGCAGGCGGTGCCGGTGCAGGTGCAGTCGCTGATCTCGCGGGTGCGCGCCGAAACTCCGGATCGCAGAGTGGTGTTCCACGGTCACGACACCTGGGGCCTCGGCGTTGCGAACACACTTGCCGCGATTTCCGCCGGAGCAACTATGGTCGACGGTTCGCTCGGCGGACTGGGCGGTTGTCCTTTCGCCCCCGGTGCCAGTGGTAACACCTCGTCGGAGGACATTCTCTTTGCGACGCGGCCGGACTGGTTCGAGCCGAAAACCCTTGCCACCATGGCGACTCTGTCGGAGGAGTTGCTCACCGAATTGGGCGAGCCCATGAGATCGAAAACAGTTCAGGGTGCGCGGTCCGAAGCACGTGCCTTCGAGTGGGTCGTATGA
- a CDS encoding CaiB/BaiF CoA transferase family protein, which yields MSIERNTMALPLSGVRVLELGNYIAAPTAARMLADFGAEVIKVERPGTGDELRNWRLYSGTTSMLYRTINRNKKSIVLDLRTEQGRKDVVDLAAECDIVLENFRPGTLEKWGISPEVLSAANPELIITRISAFGQTGPMSQRPGFAAVAEAYGGFRNLVGDPDRPPVRVGVSIGDSIAGLYAAFGCVMALFQRQTLRAAQAPDQQTPLTLAQRSIDVALNESILSMMESLIPDYLAYGVERERTGGRMEGIAPSNAYPCNDGHSIIIAGNGDAIFQRYMETIDRPDLGADPDLASNAGRWRRRDELDAAISAWTGLHSREEALKILDAAGVPSGPIYTAADIVADEQYAARNMIQHFQVDTGEDEPTDVGFVGVVPVIGDASLPIRSVGPDLGEHTREVLSTLLGRTDEEMGL from the coding sequence ATGAGTATCGAAAGGAACACGATGGCACTGCCGCTCAGCGGAGTTCGAGTGCTCGAACTCGGCAACTACATAGCCGCACCCACCGCGGCACGCATGCTCGCCGATTTCGGTGCCGAGGTGATCAAGGTCGAACGGCCGGGAACCGGAGACGAACTGCGCAACTGGCGGTTGTACTCGGGCACCACGTCGATGCTCTACCGCACGATCAACCGGAACAAGAAGTCGATCGTGCTCGACCTGCGCACCGAGCAGGGGCGTAAGGATGTCGTCGATCTCGCCGCCGAGTGCGACATCGTGCTCGAGAACTTCCGTCCCGGCACTCTGGAGAAATGGGGCATCTCACCGGAGGTGCTCAGCGCAGCCAACCCCGAACTGATCATCACGCGAATCTCGGCCTTCGGACAGACCGGCCCGATGTCGCAACGACCCGGATTCGCTGCTGTCGCAGAGGCATACGGCGGTTTCCGCAACCTCGTCGGTGATCCGGATCGACCACCCGTCCGAGTGGGGGTCTCGATCGGGGACTCCATCGCCGGGCTGTACGCGGCCTTCGGATGTGTCATGGCCCTGTTTCAGCGACAGACTCTGCGGGCGGCGCAGGCACCGGATCAGCAGACTCCGCTCACGCTGGCGCAACGTTCCATCGATGTCGCACTGAACGAGTCGATTCTGTCGATGATGGAATCGCTGATTCCGGACTACCTCGCCTACGGTGTCGAGCGCGAACGGACGGGCGGCCGGATGGAAGGCATCGCACCGTCGAACGCCTACCCGTGCAACGACGGTCACTCGATCATCATCGCCGGCAACGGCGATGCCATCTTCCAGCGCTACATGGAGACCATCGACCGTCCCGATCTGGGAGCCGATCCGGACCTGGCGTCCAACGCCGGCCGATGGCGTCGACGCGACGAGTTGGACGCCGCCATCTCGGCCTGGACCGGATTGCACTCGCGCGAAGAGGCTTTGAAGATCCTCGACGCCGCCGGAGTGCCGTCGGGACCGATCTACACCGCGGCCGATATCGTCGCCGACGAGCAGTATGCCGCCCGCAACATGATCCAACACTTCCAGGTCGACACCGGCGAGGACGAGCCGACCGACGTCGGATTCGTCGGCGTCGTCCCGGTGATCGGTGACGCCTCTCTGCCGATTCGTTCGGTCGGACCGGATCTGGGCGAACACACCCGAGAAGTACTGTCGACCCTGCTCGGCCGCACCGACGAAGAGATGGGCCTGTAG
- a CDS encoding GntP family permease gives MSDMWIVINTVVAVLAVVVFIVRFHFNPVISLVLGAAYLGLATKLGVGATVDTITGGFGEIMAEVGLLIAFGVLMGSVLQEMSAIQRLVGTLLKTFGPKRLPYALSLTIATVLQSIFLDVLLVISAPLARNLAPKIGKYGTARMATALAISLECGIVFMVPGVATLALAGLLGVPLGKMMIYGLILIVPVVVLSVAIMSFVFRHGWWNEEKDEQQIIVVPEPVVPEPVDSDDEPLETGGGVAQKVRTEKQTSLVVLLSPLLLALVLIAIGAVLEVAEISVPVVEFIASPVIALLIGLVGTCLIGRYHVGQARVEKALARGFAESGQILILTGVGGSLAAVINEAGLGDILGQYFTASTAAPLLMVWVIAAALHIAVGSVTISAITSAGILAPVAPLIGLDPVFIALAAGAGSLFAVHVTSNTFWLLQSLMGQSTRGTLKTCSVGVSLASVIAIALIVPMSWIL, from the coding sequence CCTGGGTCTGGCGACGAAGCTCGGAGTCGGGGCCACCGTCGACACCATCACGGGCGGCTTCGGCGAGATCATGGCCGAGGTGGGGCTGCTCATCGCCTTCGGTGTGCTGATGGGGTCGGTGCTGCAGGAGATGAGCGCCATCCAGCGTCTAGTCGGCACCCTGCTGAAAACGTTCGGGCCCAAACGGCTTCCGTATGCGCTGTCGCTGACCATCGCGACCGTGTTGCAGTCCATCTTCCTCGACGTGCTGTTGGTGATCTCCGCGCCGCTCGCTCGGAACCTCGCCCCCAAGATCGGCAAATACGGCACAGCGAGAATGGCTACGGCACTGGCCATCTCGCTCGAATGCGGAATCGTGTTCATGGTCCCTGGTGTCGCGACTCTCGCGCTGGCCGGCCTGCTCGGCGTGCCGCTGGGCAAGATGATGATCTACGGACTGATCCTGATCGTTCCGGTCGTCGTGCTTTCGGTGGCCATCATGTCGTTCGTGTTCCGGCACGGTTGGTGGAACGAGGAGAAGGACGAGCAGCAGATCATCGTGGTTCCGGAGCCCGTGGTTCCGGAGCCTGTCGATTCCGACGACGAGCCCCTCGAAACCGGAGGCGGCGTGGCGCAGAAGGTGCGCACCGAGAAGCAGACGTCGCTGGTGGTGTTGCTCTCGCCGCTGCTGCTCGCGCTCGTCCTCATCGCCATCGGTGCCGTACTCGAAGTGGCCGAAATATCGGTTCCGGTGGTCGAATTCATCGCCAGCCCGGTCATCGCGTTGCTCATCGGCTTGGTCGGGACGTGTCTCATCGGCCGCTACCACGTCGGTCAGGCACGAGTGGAGAAAGCACTGGCTCGTGGATTCGCCGAAAGCGGTCAGATTCTGATTCTCACCGGTGTCGGTGGTTCGCTCGCGGCCGTCATCAACGAGGCTGGTCTCGGCGACATCCTCGGCCAATACTTCACGGCCAGCACCGCGGCTCCGCTGTTGATGGTGTGGGTCATCGCTGCCGCGTTGCACATCGCCGTCGGATCGGTGACGATCTCCGCCATCACCTCGGCCGGAATCCTCGCCCCGGTCGCTCCGCTCATCGGCCTCGACCCGGTGTTCATCGCGTTGGCCGCGGGCGCGGGGTCGCTGTTCGCGGTGCACGTCACCAGCAACACCTTCTGGCTGCTGCAGTCCTTGATGGGCCAGTCGACCAGGGGCACACTCAAGACGTGCTCGGTGGGCGTCTCGCTGGCATCGGTCATCGCCATCGCGTTGATCGTGCCGATGAGCTGGATCCTGTGA